The following are encoded in a window of Streptococcus pasteurianus genomic DNA:
- a CDS encoding protein-ADP-ribose hydrolase, giving the protein MTKKEMVTYLLDYLIKENPQFRAIDVSSDLDSQETLLRALLNVRPPMAVSSGFLDMQDNYLQLKKAERVVVFLNHLRPIPTDDRLYVWKGDITRLKVDAIVNTANRRMLGCFQPLHDCTDNTIHTYAGVQLRLDCYKLIQEQGHDEPTGTAKITPAYNLPAKFVLHTVSPAINEHLTPIDEDLLAKSYLSCLTLAEKNHLESVALSSLATDDEVHFINENAARIAIQTAKDFLEHSQFVNKIIFNVDEDEELNLYQQLLN; this is encoded by the coding sequence ATGACAAAAAAAGAAATGGTAACCTACCTTCTAGATTACCTGATTAAGGAAAATCCACAATTTAGAGCAATTGATGTGTCTAGTGACTTGGATAGTCAAGAAACATTATTGCGTGCTCTTCTTAACGTTCGTCCACCAATGGCGGTTTCAAGTGGCTTTTTAGATATGCAAGATAACTATCTACAACTTAAAAAAGCAGAGCGTGTCGTTGTTTTCTTAAATCATCTACGCCCAATTCCAACAGACGACCGCCTTTATGTTTGGAAAGGTGATATTACGCGTCTCAAGGTGGATGCCATTGTCAATACTGCTAATCGTCGTATGCTTGGTTGCTTCCAACCACTTCATGACTGCACTGACAATACTATTCATACCTATGCTGGTGTACAACTTCGTCTGGATTGCTACAAACTCATACAAGAACAAGGTCATGATGAACCAACCGGCACGGCAAAAATTACGCCAGCTTATAACTTGCCTGCCAAATTTGTACTTCACACCGTTAGTCCTGCTATCAACGAGCATTTGACGCCGATTGACGAAGATTTACTTGCTAAAAGTTACTTATCTTGTCTAACGTTGGCAGAAAAAAATCATCTTGAATCTGTTGCCCTATCATCTCTTGCAACAGATGATGAAGTTCATTTTATTAATGAAAATGCGGCAAGAATTGCCATTCAAACCGCAAAAGACTTTTTAGAACACAGCCAATTTGTTAATAAAATTATCTTTAACGTTGACGAGGACGAGGAATTAAATCTTTATCAGCAATTGCTTAATTAA
- a CDS encoding metal-sensitive transcriptional regulator, protein MATDNKDIINRLKRAEGQLRGIQKMIEDDKECIDIVTQLTAVRSSINRTMGIVISNKINQIIENPVKDKEKQEEKLQKALELIIKK, encoded by the coding sequence ATGGCAACAGATAACAAAGACATCATTAATCGTTTAAAACGTGCTGAGGGGCAACTGCGTGGGATTCAAAAAATGATTGAGGACGATAAAGAATGTATCGATATCGTAACACAATTAACTGCTGTTCGTTCTAGCATCAACCGTACCATGGGTATCGTTATTAGCAACAAAATCAATCAAATCATCGAAAATCCAGTTAAGGATAAAGAAAAACAAGAAGAAAAATTACAAAAAGCATTGGAATTGATTATCAAAAAATAG
- a CDS encoding rhodanese-like domain-containing protein yields the protein MISSKYTHRGIYRQRGDKVIFLKKLFSSSIKNIDVTELQRLLDKDIVLLDVRTAQEYARGHIKGARSYPLDRLNTYQGTKDKPIYLICHSGARSKRGAKLLQQKGYEAISVKGGMMAWHRKIIGGNK from the coding sequence GTGATATCATCAAAATATACCCATAGGGGTATCTATCGACAGAGAGGAGACAAGGTTATTTTTCTAAAAAAATTATTTTCATCATCGATAAAAAATATTGATGTTACGGAACTTCAACGACTTTTAGATAAAGATATTGTGTTATTAGACGTTCGAACAGCTCAAGAATACGCTAGGGGGCATATTAAAGGAGCTCGGTCATATCCTTTAGACCGTTTGAATACCTATCAGGGTACCAAAGATAAGCCAATTTATCTTATTTGTCATTCTGGAGCTCGCAGCAAACGTGGCGCAAAATTATTACAACAAAAAGGCTATGAAGCCATTTCGGTTAAAGGCGGTATGATGGCTTGGCATAGAAAAATTATCGGAGGAAATAAATGA
- a CDS encoding FAD-dependent oxidoreductase → MIKILIVGGVAGGMSAATRLRRLMEDAEIIVFDKGPYVSFANCGLPFHVSGEIAERESLIVQTPERLKARFAIDVRPDSEVVAVDTDKKNITVRHADKVYTESYDKLILSPGAKPVVPQMVGLDSADNVFVLRNIPDLDKILNALNDTKAKCATVIGAGFIGLEMAENLSKKGLQVTIVEKAPHVLPPLDEEMAAFVKDELTRNGITVYTNQSAKAFKDNGKVIILEDGSELLSDITIMSVGVQPESNLAKEAGLKLGMRGGILVNEYYQTSNPDIYAVGDAIIVKQEITGQYALISLASPANRQGRQVADNIAGIARQNKGSIGTAIVRVFDLAAASTGLSERIARQQFEDVAVVHTTSKDHASYYPNASDIVLKLIFNQKTGAIYGAQAVGQKGVDKRIDILATAIKAGLTVADLPELEFTYAPPFGSAKDPVNMAGYAALNIMEGISENVQWYALSDELAKGKMLLDVRTREEVSRGHFANSINIPLDELRDRLAELDANQEYIISCHSGLRSYIGERILKQNGFKIQNLDGAYFLYSTVKPEEIVHD, encoded by the coding sequence ATGATTAAAATTTTGATTGTTGGTGGTGTCGCAGGTGGGATGTCAGCAGCGACTCGTTTACGCCGCTTAATGGAGGATGCTGAAATCATTGTATTTGACAAAGGACCTTATGTTTCATTTGCCAACTGTGGGCTTCCATTTCACGTTTCTGGGGAAATAGCAGAGCGTGAAAGTCTTATCGTACAGACACCAGAACGTTTGAAAGCACGATTTGCTATTGACGTTCGACCAGATTCAGAAGTGGTGGCAGTTGATACGGATAAGAAAAACATCACAGTTCGCCATGCGGATAAAGTCTATACAGAATCATACGACAAACTGATTTTGTCACCAGGTGCCAAACCAGTTGTTCCTCAAATGGTAGGGCTAGATAGTGCTGATAACGTGTTTGTGCTTCGCAATATTCCTGACTTGGATAAGATTCTGAATGCATTAAACGACACCAAAGCTAAATGTGCCACTGTTATTGGTGCTGGGTTTATCGGACTTGAAATGGCAGAAAATTTGTCTAAAAAAGGCTTGCAAGTGACAATTGTTGAAAAGGCACCGCATGTTTTGCCACCGTTAGATGAAGAAATGGCAGCTTTTGTTAAGGATGAATTGACACGAAACGGTATAACGGTTTACACTAATCAATCTGCCAAAGCTTTCAAGGATAATGGAAAAGTTATCATTCTTGAAGATGGTAGTGAGCTACTATCTGATATTACTATCATGTCAGTTGGGGTTCAACCAGAATCAAATTTAGCTAAAGAAGCAGGTCTTAAACTTGGTATGCGTGGGGGTATTCTTGTTAATGAGTATTATCAAACCAGCAATCCAGATATTTACGCTGTTGGAGATGCCATTATTGTCAAACAAGAAATCACTGGTCAATATGCGCTTATTTCTCTAGCTAGCCCAGCAAACCGTCAAGGTCGCCAAGTTGCGGATAATATCGCTGGCATTGCTCGTCAAAATAAAGGAAGTATTGGAACAGCTATTGTTCGTGTCTTTGATTTGGCAGCTGCTTCAACAGGCTTGAGTGAACGCATAGCTCGCCAACAGTTTGAAGATGTAGCTGTGGTTCATACGACATCAAAAGACCATGCTAGTTATTATCCCAATGCTAGCGATATCGTTTTGAAATTGATTTTTAATCAGAAAACGGGTGCTATTTATGGAGCGCAAGCTGTTGGGCAAAAAGGTGTTGATAAGCGTATTGACATTCTGGCAACAGCGATAAAGGCAGGACTAACGGTAGCTGATTTACCAGAATTGGAATTCACTTACGCACCGCCATTTGGCTCAGCTAAAGACCCAGTAAATATGGCAGGATATGCTGCGCTTAACATTATGGAAGGTATTAGTGAAAACGTTCAATGGTATGCTTTATCAGATGAATTAGCCAAAGGAAAAATGTTACTTGATGTTCGTACGAGAGAAGAAGTTTCACGCGGTCATTTTGCAAATAGTATTAACATACCACTTGATGAATTGCGTGACCGTTTAGCAGAATTAGACGCCAATCAAGAATACATTATCAGTTGCCACAGCGGGCTTCGTTCTTACATTGGAGAACGTATTTTGAAGCAAAATGGCTTTAAGATTCAAAATCTTGATGGTGCTTATTTCCTTTATAGTACTGTCAAACCAGAGGAGATTGTTCATGATTAA
- a CDS encoding rhodanese-like domain-containing protein has translation MIKTITARELQEKISKKNLHLLDVREKVEYAMGHVPTAVNLPLSEFVSSYQTLDKDKVYHIICQSGSRSEQAAVFLSQQGYQVVNVAGGTSAWIGVLEY, from the coding sequence ATGATTAAAACAATTACAGCTAGAGAATTACAAGAAAAAATAAGCAAAAAGAACCTGCATTTGCTTGATGTTCGTGAGAAAGTAGAATATGCCATGGGACATGTGCCAACAGCGGTTAATCTACCTTTAAGCGAATTTGTATCAAGCTACCAAACACTTGATAAGGACAAGGTTTATCATATCATTTGCCAAAGTGGCTCACGTTCTGAACAGGCAGCAGTTTTCTTATCTCAACAAGGCTATCAAGTTGTCAATGTCGCAGGTGGCACATCCGCTTGGATAGGAGTATTGGAATACTAA
- a CDS encoding HD domain-containing protein, whose translation MIDKNNMLQNAEKSVYDKLHTDTSAHDWWHVVRVRNTARELAEKEGADQFICELAALLHDMADDKLNANPEQALTELKAWLMQQELSEEVIDHIIQIITTMSFKGSGQSVPPTLEGKIVQDADRLDAIGAIGIARCMVYSGSKGRPIHDPSKVARDNPSLEDYRNGQDTAIMHFYEKLLKLKELMNTAYARKMAEHRHKVLEEFLTEFYAEWDGKL comes from the coding sequence ATGATTGATAAGAATAATATGTTACAAAATGCAGAAAAGTCTGTTTATGATAAATTACATACAGATACCAGTGCGCATGATTGGTGGCATGTGGTGCGCGTGAGAAATACAGCGCGTGAGTTGGCAGAAAAAGAAGGGGCAGACCAGTTTATTTGTGAATTGGCAGCGTTGCTTCACGATATGGCAGATGATAAGTTAAATGCTAATCCCGAGCAAGCTTTGACAGAGCTGAAAGCTTGGCTAATGCAACAAGAACTATCAGAAGAAGTTATTGACCACATTATCCAAATTATCACGACCATGTCATTCAAAGGAAGTGGTCAAAGTGTTCCGCCAACTTTGGAAGGTAAGATTGTGCAAGATGCAGACCGTTTAGATGCCATTGGTGCAATTGGAATAGCGCGGTGTATGGTTTATTCGGGAAGCAAGGGACGTCCGATTCATGACCCAAGTAAGGTAGCACGTGACAATCCTAGTTTAGAAGATTATCGCAACGGGCAAGATACGGCAATCATGCATTTTTACGAAAAGTTACTCAAACTTAAAGAGTTGATGAATACGGCTTATGCTAGAAAAATGGCAGAGCACCGTCACAAAGTTCTAGAAGAGTTTTTAACAGAATTTTACGCAGAATGGGACGGTAAGTTATAG
- a CDS encoding GNAT family N-acetyltransferase: MAIRRATIADIPTLMDLLQQILYVHHVARPDLFQEKGVKYTEDELAALIADDNRPIFVYEDDNGKVIAHMFTIVEDVSAPRVPQKTLFVDDLCVDEAARGQKIGEKLYQFALKYAKEIGCYNLTLNVWSANKSAVRFYERQGMTPQETRMEQIID; the protein is encoded by the coding sequence ATGGCAATTAGACGTGCGACAATCGCTGATATTCCAACATTGATGGACCTTTTACAACAAATTCTCTATGTGCACCATGTGGCAAGACCTGATTTATTTCAAGAAAAAGGTGTCAAATACACAGAAGACGAATTAGCTGCACTTATTGCTGACGATAATCGTCCGATTTTTGTTTATGAAGATGATAATGGTAAAGTGATTGCACATATGTTTACTATTGTTGAAGACGTTAGCGCACCAAGAGTTCCCCAAAAAACACTCTTTGTTGATGATTTGTGTGTGGACGAAGCAGCGCGCGGACAAAAAATTGGTGAAAAACTCTATCAGTTTGCTTTGAAATACGCCAAAGAAATTGGTTGCTACAACCTAACGTTAAACGTCTGGAGTGCAAATAAATCAGCCGTTCGCTTCTATGAACGTCAAGGCATGACACCGCAAGAGACACGTATGGAACAGATTATTGATTAA
- a CDS encoding FUSC family protein, whose translation MKELFYMHFYQLLQLDPLTLKQKIHDVDNKKQKLQLIACLFIRAILLVSFAIFWISSLNFIFGKDISSFSLILFCILLTLRFVPFGYRVGHSLVGLGIVFIILWLAPFISLIAYPFIQFILHFICLLLLFFITGKEPQMGNPGLYSFSYLYLIGTVHYISNTQVVHSFFILLFSYGLFAIIFYHKHKFSNENISFIHIIKENRHINNKNIWYFYYAFGISLLLFLGTYLRIDRFMWSTFACSSLFSGYNTFKISERAKERVIGIFGGSILSGLLLLLIPTNYLGILGGICLGFCATYQNKTILNCIGAITSATLIFGLKTTVLLRITLNLLGVGYAFLYHLIFVNITGSLMKKGKKRLGKN comes from the coding sequence TTGAAGGAATTATTTTATATGCACTTTTACCAACTATTACAATTAGATCCTCTAACCTTAAAGCAAAAGATACATGATGTTGATAATAAGAAACAAAAACTTCAGCTTATAGCTTGTCTTTTTATAAGGGCAATTTTATTAGTCTCCTTTGCTATTTTTTGGATAAGCTCTCTAAATTTTATATTTGGTAAAGATATTTCATCGTTTTCACTTATTCTATTTTGTATTCTATTAACTTTACGTTTTGTACCATTTGGCTATAGAGTAGGTCATTCTCTAGTAGGATTAGGAATTGTTTTTATTATACTTTGGTTAGCTCCGTTCATTTCTTTAATAGCTTATCCATTTATACAATTCATACTTCATTTCATTTGTTTATTGCTTTTATTTTTTATCACCGGTAAAGAGCCCCAAATGGGTAACCCCGGATTATACTCCTTTTCCTATCTATATTTAATTGGAACAGTACACTATATATCCAATACTCAAGTAGTACATTCCTTTTTTATTTTATTATTTTCTTATGGACTTTTTGCTATCATCTTCTATCATAAACATAAATTTTCAAATGAAAACATTTCCTTTATTCATATAATAAAAGAAAATAGACATATAAATAACAAAAATATTTGGTATTTTTACTATGCGTTCGGAATTAGTTTATTACTCTTTCTAGGAACTTATTTACGAATTGATAGATTTATGTGGTCGACTTTTGCTTGTTCCTCTCTATTTTCTGGATATAACACTTTTAAAATTTCTGAAAGAGCAAAAGAGCGAGTTATTGGAATCTTTGGAGGATCAATTTTATCAGGGTTACTTCTGCTTCTTATTCCAACAAATTATCTTGGAATATTAGGCGGAATATGCTTAGGATTTTGTGCAACATATCAAAACAAAACGATTTTAAATTGTATTGGAGCAATCACTTCAGCAACATTAATATTTGGACTAAAAACAACGGTACTCCTACGAATAACACTTAACCTATTAGGAGTAGGGTATGCTTTTTTATATCATCTTATATTCGTAAATATTACTGGGTCTTTAATGAAAAAAGGAAAAAAGAGGTTGGGCAAAAACTAG
- a CDS encoding DUF2798 domain-containing protein: MSFSGIIFNSGLEGVSLAAYGQAWLTNFVVALPYNFVVVGPIARYFLGEIQKQTVLA; this comes from the coding sequence ATGTCATTCAGTGGCATCATTTTCAATTCAGGCTTGGAAGGTGTCAGCCTTGCAGCCTATGGACAAGCTTGGCTAACAAATTTTGTTGTCGCATTACCATATAATTTTGTCGTGGTTGGTCCGATCGCTCGTTATTTCCTAGGTGAAATCCAAAAACAAACTGTACTAGCCTAA
- a CDS encoding cation-translocating P-type ATPase: MTDNVNEKVNQLELETYAANDVYQAANTQSSGLKQPQVEERQKRYGMNQLKKADKEPIVLTFIKNFTSLMAILLWVGGGIAILSHSLELGLVIWFVNIVNGIFSFVQEYRASQATEALKKMLPSYARVIREGQEEKILAEELVPGDVVLIEEGDRISADGRIVFATDLQVNQSALTGESNPVFKTSEADNDPQKTALEYDNMVFAGTTVSSGSAKMIVSAIGMATQFGQIAHLTQNMADDKSPLQKELDHLTKQISVIAITVGVIFFIAATLFVHEPFAKAFIFALGMIVAFIPEGLLPTVTLSLAMAVQRMAKSSALVKKLSSVETLGATSVICSDKTGTLTQNAMTVNHLWQVSGAYEVTGLGYSAEGDIRNSGGKKASLVENQSLEQLVRFAHLCSNAQVLPPDDENASYTVLGDPTEACLNVLAEKAGITLENNNRWAPRLKELPFDSVRKRMTTINRIDSLIDSSSLVSITKGAPKEMTELCHYYKDQEGLHEMTADIQARILAANDDFAKNGLRVLALAYRALEKENLVQESQWTQENIEQHMVFLGLIAMSDPPREGVREAIDKCYKASIRIIMVTGDYGLTALSIAKKIGIVRGDDARVVTGLELEKMSDEDLKEVLTGEIVFARVAPEQKYRVVTALQELGEVVAVTGDGVNDAPALKKADIGVAMGVTGTDVAKESADMILTDDHFASIVDAVEEGRAVYHNIKKFLTYIFNSNTPEAVPSAFFLLSRGFVPLPLTVMQILAVDLGTDMIPALGLGVEPPEPNVMQEPPRKLSDRLLSKSLLVKAFLWYGLIESALAMGAFFITYFLHNGNLAVLASSGQLYREATTMTLGAIIFCQVGMVMNIRTSDQSIRKLSLFGNSLINIGLVVELAIFILLVYVPIFHNLFNTASLGVWHWIYLILCPFVIIGLEEIRKRLMTL; the protein is encoded by the coding sequence ATGACTGATAACGTAAATGAAAAAGTTAATCAACTTGAACTTGAAACTTACGCAGCTAACGACGTTTACCAAGCTGCTAATACGCAAAGTTCTGGGTTAAAGCAACCACAAGTTGAAGAACGGCAAAAACGGTATGGAATGAATCAACTGAAAAAAGCTGACAAAGAACCTATTGTACTTACCTTCATTAAAAATTTTACAAGTCTAATGGCAATTTTGCTTTGGGTAGGTGGTGGCATTGCTATTCTGTCTCATAGTTTAGAACTTGGGCTTGTCATTTGGTTTGTCAATATTGTCAATGGGATTTTCAGTTTTGTACAAGAATACCGTGCCAGCCAAGCGACAGAAGCTCTCAAAAAAATGTTACCTTCCTATGCGCGTGTTATTCGTGAGGGACAAGAAGAGAAAATCTTAGCAGAAGAATTGGTACCTGGCGATGTCGTCTTGATTGAAGAAGGGGACCGTATTTCCGCAGATGGTCGGATTGTCTTTGCGACTGATTTGCAGGTTAATCAATCAGCGCTGACAGGCGAATCAAATCCCGTTTTTAAAACGAGTGAAGCTGATAATGACCCACAAAAGACAGCGCTTGAATACGATAATATGGTCTTTGCGGGAACGACAGTCTCATCTGGTTCGGCGAAAATGATTGTTTCTGCCATTGGCATGGCAACACAGTTTGGACAAATTGCTCACTTGACCCAAAATATGGCTGATGACAAGAGTCCGCTTCAAAAAGAACTAGACCATTTGACAAAGCAAATCTCAGTTATTGCGATTACAGTTGGTGTCATTTTCTTTATCGCAGCAACCCTGTTTGTTCATGAGCCATTTGCTAAAGCATTCATTTTTGCGCTCGGTATGATTGTTGCCTTTATCCCTGAGGGCTTGCTTCCGACCGTTACACTTTCTTTGGCAATGGCGGTGCAACGTATGGCTAAATCAAGTGCCTTGGTTAAGAAATTATCTTCTGTTGAAACCTTGGGAGCAACTTCTGTCATTTGCTCGGATAAAACGGGAACATTGACCCAAAATGCCATGACAGTTAATCACCTCTGGCAAGTTTCTGGAGCTTATGAAGTAACAGGGCTAGGATATTCAGCAGAAGGAGACATTCGTAATAGCGGTGGTAAGAAAGCTTCGCTTGTCGAAAATCAATCGCTTGAACAACTTGTCCGCTTCGCTCACCTTTGTAGCAATGCACAAGTCTTGCCACCTGATGACGAGAATGCTTCTTATACTGTTCTTGGCGACCCAACCGAGGCTTGTTTGAATGTTCTTGCCGAAAAAGCTGGAATTACTCTTGAAAATAATAATCGCTGGGCACCGCGCTTGAAAGAATTACCTTTTGATTCTGTGCGCAAGCGAATGACAACGATTAATCGCATTGATAGTTTGATTGATAGCAGTTCTTTGGTATCGATTACCAAAGGGGCTCCAAAAGAAATGACTGAGCTCTGCCATTATTATAAAGACCAAGAGGGCTTGCATGAAATGACTGCCGATATCCAAGCGCGTATTTTAGCAGCAAATGATGACTTTGCTAAAAATGGCTTGCGTGTGTTAGCTCTTGCTTACCGTGCTTTGGAAAAGGAGAATTTGGTTCAAGAAAGTCAATGGACTCAAGAAAATATTGAACAGCACATGGTCTTTCTTGGCTTGATTGCCATGAGTGACCCACCACGTGAAGGTGTGCGCGAAGCGATTGATAAATGCTATAAAGCTAGTATTCGCATTATCATGGTGACGGGAGACTATGGTTTGACCGCACTTAGTATTGCTAAGAAAATTGGTATTGTTCGTGGCGATGATGCACGTGTGGTAACTGGATTGGAACTTGAAAAGATGTCTGACGAGGACCTTAAAGAAGTTCTTACTGGTGAGATTGTCTTTGCGCGTGTGGCGCCTGAACAAAAATATCGTGTCGTAACAGCCCTTCAAGAATTAGGCGAAGTTGTTGCGGTAACTGGTGATGGTGTTAATGATGCGCCGGCCTTGAAAAAAGCTGATATCGGCGTGGCCATGGGTGTTACGGGAACGGATGTAGCTAAAGAATCTGCTGATATGATTTTAACGGATGACCATTTTGCTTCCATTGTTGATGCAGTCGAAGAGGGGCGAGCGGTTTACCATAATATCAAGAAATTCTTGACCTATATTTTCAATTCAAATACGCCAGAAGCGGTGCCGTCTGCCTTTTTCCTCTTGTCCCGCGGTTTTGTCCCACTCCCTTTGACGGTTATGCAAATTTTAGCGGTTGACTTGGGAACGGATATGATTCCTGCTCTTGGTTTAGGAGTTGAACCTCCAGAACCCAATGTGATGCAAGAACCTCCGCGCAAATTATCAGACCGTCTTTTAAGTAAATCACTTCTTGTTAAAGCGTTTCTATGGTATGGCTTGATTGAGTCGGCACTTGCCATGGGTGCTTTCTTTATCACTTATTTTTTACATAATGGCAATTTGGCAGTACTTGCTAGTTCAGGTCAACTTTATCGTGAGGCTACAACCATGACTTTGGGGGCTATCATTTTCTGTCAAGTTGGTATGGTGATGAATATCCGTACCTCTGACCAATCTATTCGTAAATTGTCATTATTTGGCAATTCCTTAATCAATATTGGCTTGGTAGTTGAATTAGCTATTTTTATCCTATTAGTTTATGTGCCTATTTTCCATAATCTCTTTAACACCGCGAGTTTGGGTGTGTGGCATTGGATTTATCTTATACTTTGCCCATTTGTCATCATTGGTTTAGAAGAGATTCGTAAGCGGCTGATGACACTTTAG
- a CDS encoding Mbeg1-like protein — MATINDYLAKHKNETFEQFPFNEADILCLNELGYFCFEDLDNTLDFSKELTLHDILMPYEAGERVFNHSFLVTKARVELLKNVASSRRFADLHLSAYVNDVDSEYERQFSAMVFSLPEIDHYQLVFRGTDDTLIGWKEDFKLAYVREIPAHRAAVTYLEHYLASHPLPIMVSGHSKGGNLALYAVAHVKEKWRSQIKQVYMLDAPGLQEKELERVGYQAIRERVRVIRPEGSIVGVMLYNDIDPVVVKSQASGIMQHALTTWQFDVETGQLILAEQPTDLSRNLEKTFKQWTDELSSQELKILFDTLFDTLMSSGIKSINDVTIDREFGAKLATSIASFYSIGAEKKLLLAKSAKLFLEAFVGHSKLGSLGKDRIALNFLDFNSLLSYLNTKKLK, encoded by the coding sequence ATGGCAACAATTAATGATTATCTAGCAAAACATAAAAATGAAACGTTTGAGCAATTTCCGTTTAACGAAGCAGATATTCTTTGTTTAAATGAACTGGGATATTTTTGCTTTGAAGATTTAGATAATACGCTTGATTTTTCAAAAGAATTAACATTACATGACATTCTGATGCCTTACGAGGCTGGTGAGAGGGTATTCAATCATAGTTTTTTGGTAACCAAGGCGCGTGTTGAATTGCTAAAAAATGTAGCCTCATCACGACGGTTTGCTGATTTGCATCTGTCAGCTTATGTTAATGATGTTGATTCCGAATATGAGAGACAATTCTCTGCCATGGTTTTTAGTTTACCTGAAATTGATCATTATCAATTAGTTTTTCGTGGGACAGATGATACCTTGATTGGCTGGAAAGAAGATTTTAAATTAGCCTATGTTCGTGAAATTCCTGCACATCGTGCAGCAGTGACTTATCTTGAGCATTATTTAGCGAGTCATCCACTGCCTATCATGGTATCAGGGCATTCTAAGGGTGGGAATTTAGCCTTGTACGCTGTGGCTCATGTTAAGGAAAAATGGCGTTCGCAAATCAAGCAAGTTTATATGCTTGATGCACCAGGTTTGCAAGAAAAAGAACTTGAGCGAGTAGGATACCAAGCTATTCGTGAGCGTGTGCGTGTCATTCGCCCTGAAGGATCCATCGTTGGTGTTATGCTTTATAATGACATTGATCCTGTTGTGGTTAAAAGTCAGGCTTCTGGAATCATGCAACACGCTTTGACGACATGGCAATTTGATGTTGAGACGGGGCAGTTGATTTTAGCAGAACAGCCAACCGATTTAAGCCGTAATCTTGAAAAAACGTTTAAACAATGGACGGATGAATTGTCCAGTCAAGAATTGAAAATTCTTTTTGATACCCTTTTTGATACCTTGATGTCAAGCGGTATCAAAAGCATTAACGATGTGACGATTGACCGAGAATTTGGCGCGAAATTGGCAACAAGCATTGCTTCTTTTTATTCTATTGGAGCGGAGAAGAAATTGCTCCTTGCCAAATCAGCGAAGTTATTTCTTGAAGCTTTTGTCGGACATAGTAAACTGGGAAGTCTGGGAAAAGACCGCATTGCCCTTAATTTTCTTGATTTTAATAGCTTGTTGAGCTATTTGAATACTAAAAAATTGAAATAA
- a CDS encoding LysR family transcriptional regulator, translating into MLKQIKYFQSVVEENSFTKAADSHFISQSAISQQIRSLEAELGVTLLTRKNRGFELTEAGRYFYEKSLALVADFDALCQETQAIANQQAAQLSVGYLYSYEGSEIQEAIASFASQFPDVALTVKTGMHDQLYDDLRFGKIDLVINDQRRAFSTDYENLVLTDLPLYVAFAAFNPHTKEEVLAIENPLDKPLILVADSQQEETERAYYRDYIGFSGDMQFAPSATEAKMSVVANRGYLPLEFGKGASLPPTLSCRPIYKQGKPILRRMCAFWKKDNSGYYVETMAELLAKTFQQN; encoded by the coding sequence TTGCTAAAACAAATTAAATATTTTCAATCAGTTGTCGAAGAAAATTCCTTTACCAAGGCAGCCGATTCGCATTTTATCTCACAGTCAGCTATTTCACAGCAGATTCGGAGTTTAGAGGCAGAACTGGGTGTGACACTTTTAACGCGTAAAAATCGTGGCTTTGAGTTGACAGAAGCAGGGCGTTATTTTTATGAAAAATCGCTGGCGCTGGTAGCTGATTTTGACGCCCTTTGCCAAGAGACACAAGCCATTGCCAACCAACAAGCTGCGCAACTGTCCGTTGGTTATTTGTATTCCTATGAAGGCAGTGAAATTCAAGAAGCGATTGCGAGTTTTGCGAGTCAATTTCCTGATGTAGCGCTAACGGTCAAAACAGGAATGCATGACCAACTTTATGATGACTTACGCTTTGGTAAAATCGATTTAGTCATCAATGATCAGAGACGAGCTTTTTCGACAGATTATGAAAATTTGGTTTTGACTGATTTGCCACTTTACGTTGCATTTGCGGCTTTTAATCCGCATACCAAAGAAGAAGTGTTAGCTATTGAAAATCCCCTTGATAAGCCCTTGATTTTGGTTGCGGACAGCCAGCAAGAAGAAACAGAGCGCGCATATTACCGTGATTACATCGGCTTTTCAGGCGATATGCAATTTGCACCAAGTGCTACAGAAGCTAAAATGTCAGTCGTTGCCAATCGCGGCTATTTGCCACTTGAATTTGGAAAGGGAGCAAGCCTTCCACCGACACTTAGCTGTCGCCCAATATACAAGCAAGGAAAACCCATTTTACGTCGAATGTGCGCATTTTGGAAAAAAGATAACTCCGGCTATTACGTCGAAACAATGGCAGAGCTTCTAGCCAAAACTTTTCAGCAAAACTAA